The Wolbachia endosymbiont of Drosophila innubila region GTCTATGATTATTTTTTCTATCGATTGTGCAATTTTCCAGCCAGTGATTTTTAATGCATCAATAAATGTTTTCCCTGAAATTAAAGGCACAGCTTCTTCTGCAGTCTCGTTCATTAGAGCTTTTATCATGGCTATTTTTATCGGCTTAACAAGCTACATTTACAATGGTCAAACAATTAGTGTAGCTGTTCTTGTTTTATCCGCGATAGTACTAGAACTTGTTTTTACTGTCTATCTATTGCGTTTAAAAGATCCTATGTAATTAATAAAGATATTCCATTGTAGGCTGCTAACTTTCCCCTGCCAATCTTTCTGCTTCATTACGTGAGATTAATGCCTCAATAAATTCATCTAGTTCGCCTTCTTTTATAATCTGCTCTAGCCGATGTGAAGTTAGATTAATTCTGTGGTCTGTTATTCTTGATTGTGGGAAATTATATGTTCTTATGCGCTCGGAACGATCACCAGAGCCAATCTGACTTTTCCTCATTGTTGACCTTTCCATTTCTTTTTTTTGTCTTTCAATTTCGTATAGCCTTGCCCTCAATACTTTGAGCGCTTTAGCTTTATTTTTATGCTGCGATTTTTCATCTTGCTGTATCACAACTATCCCTGTTGGCAAGTGGGTGACCCTTACTGCGCTGTCAGTTGTATTCACTGATTGCCCTCCAGGACCACTGGATCTATAAACATCTATTCGTAAGTCTTTTTCTTCTATTTTAAAGTCAACTTCTTCTACTTCAGGTAATATCGCAACAGTAGCGGCAGAGGTATGCAACCTTCCTGAAGATTCAGTTTCTGGCACTCTCTGTACTCTGTGCACTCCTGATTCAAATTTCAACCTTGCAAAAACTTCTGTTCCATTAATGAGTGCAGAAGCTTCCTTATATCCACCTATACCTGTATTAGAAATGCTTATTGGCTCGAACTTCCAATTTCTTCTTTCTGCATATTTTTGATACATACGAAATAACATTGCTGCAAATAATGCTGCTTCTTCTCCGCCTGTACCTGCTCTAATTTCTAATATTGCATTTCTTGAGTCATCTTCATCTTTGGGCAATAATGCTAACTTTAATTTTGCTTTTATTTTTGGTAATAATACCTTGTGCTTTTCGAAAAATTCTTCTTTTGCTAACTCTTTTATATCACCTTCGCTGTTTTCATCTTTCATTATTTCTTCTAAGTCTGAAATTTCCTCTTTCAGCGTGTTATATTCATCAATTATCTTGATTATTGGCCTGAGCTCAGAGTATTCCTTTGAAAGGGTAATGAATTCTTTTTGACTTAAATTGGTAGGATTTTCCAAATTCCTCTCTATATCATTAAATTTTTTCTTTAAGTCTTGTAAATTATTTTCCATATCCATATAGCACAGATCTAGCTAAGTAATATATACTGAAATAAAAAATTTCTTATATCAAGCAATAACACTATAATATACCTACTACCTTCTAGTTGAATATAATGGCAAAACAGATAACATCAAACTGCAATTTCATATTTGGAGCTTCGGATATAAAATCATTACCAAATGAGTCGGCTCCAGAGATTGCGTTTGCTGGTAGATCAAATGTAGGAAAATCCAGTCTGATCAACTTACTGATAAACAGCAAAAAAGCTGCCAGAGTTTCCTCTAAACCTGGATGCACTAGACAAATAAATTTTTACTCTATGTACGATGATAAGTTCAGACTTGTTGATCTACCAGGGTATGGCTACTCTCATGCAGGCAAGGAGGAAATTATACAATATTTAAACTTAATTGAGTATTATCTAATTCAAAGAGAAAATCTAAGAAGAGTGTTTGTGTTGATAGATAGCAAGGTAGGATTAAAAGAAATAGACAAAGACTTCATTTATTGGTTAATATATAATAACATTAACTTTAACATTGTGCTAACAAAAATAGATAAAGTAAGTCAAAAAAGCTTAGGTGCTGTTATAGAAGATATTCAAAAATGGATTAATAATGAGAATGTGTCAATTCATCAAATGAGCATCCGTGTTAAGCATAAAATAACCAAGGTAAGAGATGAGTTTTTCAAGTTTACAAGATAAAAAAATGAAGAGTAGTGAATTTTTAAAGGGTGAGGTGTCATTTGAACAAAAAGCAGAAATATTACTTGAAGTGCTATCTAACATACCTAGCTTTGTAGGCGAGACTTTTGTCATTAAATGCGGTGGTACAATAATCTTAGATGAAACACTATTTAATACTTTTGTGCATAATGTTGTCTTGTTGAAGCAGCTTGGTATAAATCCGGTAATAATTCATGACGGAGAATATGAAATTAACTCAGTGTTAAAAATGCTGGATATGAACAGTAAGTTTGTGAATGGTATCAGACTTACAGACAAAGACACTATGAAAATCATTGAAATGGCACTGTGTGGTTCAGTTAATAAAAAAATTGTTCAGTATATAAATTCTGCTGGTGGTTCAGCTATTGGATTATGTGGAAAAGATGGTAACTTAATTAAAGCCGAAAAAATAACCGCTACGCTTAGAGAAGATAGATCAAATAATATCGAAAAGATATTAGACATGGGGTTCATCGGTAGACCCACTGAAATCAATCCTGATATATTATTTTTTATTGAAGAATCAGATTTTATACCAGTTATTGCACCAATTGGTCATGGAAAAGATGGGGAAACATATCATATTGATGCCGATAGCACTGCAAGCGCAATCGCAATCGCAGTTTCTGCATCTAAAATGATAATCTTGAGTGACACAGATGAAGAAATAGATAAAATTGGTGGCAGGAAGATATCTGTTAAAAATTTAAATGCATCGATTGATTGTGGGAAAATTAAAGGGGAAAAATTTATTGAAAGGCTTATGGCATACGTTAAAATGGCGGAGGAATGTGCTGGAGTTGTTCACATAGTTGATGGTAGAATATCTAACATTATGCTTGATTTATTTACTGAGAGTAATTCAAGCATATCGATTGTGAGTGATTTATAGCTATACTGCTTGCAACTACACGAATACCAAGAGGGTGTCATTCAAGTAGCTGACACTGGAATGACAACAATCTACGTCATACCGCGATTCATTCGCGGTATCTCTAGATCCCGCTAACAAGTAGCGGGATGACGGTTGTCAGGGTGTCATCCCAGCGCCCAGACACTGGGATCCAGAAGACTTAATTTCAACCAAGTGGCTGCATAATAAGGACTAGATTCCAGACTGGAATGACATCATAGAGGCACTGGGATGACAAAAAAAGGAGCACTGAACTTGTCAAGGAATTTTATGGCCTAGCGTCACGCGCTGGAATGACATCATTTACATTTATCACTTTTGCAGATACAATTTACATGCTATAATTGAGTCTTCATAGATGGTAAATTGGAGTGCAAAGAAGTAAAATTAAAGTAGAAATAAAAAGATTATCACACGGAGAAGGCTTGTCTCTTCCATGTTATGCAACTACGCAGAGTGCTGGCATGGATCTTTATGCTGCATTGAATGATTCTGCTGTTTTAAATCCACTTGAAAGATTACTTATTCCAACTGGAATTGTGATTGCAATACCAAACGGTTTTGAGGGGCAAATCCGCCCACGTTCTGGTCTTGCTGCAAAACATGGAATCACTGTCTTAAATTCTCCGGGCACTATAGACTCTGATTATCGAGGTGAAGTTAAAATTTGTCTAATTAATCTAAGTAATCAGCCATACGAAATAAAAAGAGGAGATAGAATCGCACAAATCCTTATTTCTCCTGTATCTCAGGTAATTTGGGATGACAGAGAAGAATTCTGCGCAGAAGAAACCGGTCGCAATGCAGGGGGCTTTGGCTCAAGCGGCAGGTAGCTTACGAAAAAGCTTGACTATGACAGTTTTTTTATTTAAGCATATTAATATTTGAGGTCGTTTATGCTAACTTTCAAAAATCACTGTGGTCAATTCCACAAAACAAATACTGCACTTGTTGCACTTACTTCTTTGTATGTCATAGGCGCAGCAGTAGCACTTTCAGCACCATATTGGGTGTCTTCAACTTGCACGCTTGCTCCACTTGCAGCTTTTGCAGCTACACCACTTGGAATCGGTATATTAGCAATTGTTGCTGTTGCACTGGTTAGTTCAGCAATTACGCTATCAGCAAAAACAATGAAATATCTGAGTTGAGAGCTCCGAAGATTGTTGTTAATAACGATAGAAAAAACGGTAAAGAAACAGCATTGCTAGTAACAAAAGACACATTTAAGGAAATGGCAAGGAATAACCAAGTTAAAGATGAAGAAGGTAAGGTAGAAAAGGGTAAACATTATATAGCCTTCAGCTTAGAAGGCAAGAACTACCGTATTATTGTTGATATTAATCAGCTTACCAATACGCTAGGCAATACTTTACTCTTCGAGATAGGTTCACTAAAAGAGAAAAACGATGAAGGTAAGTTCGAGGCAGTAAATGAAACAAAGTGGAATAAAACATTAGGTTTAGACAAAGATGGTGCTAAAGGGGTTAACACTTATTTAGGCTCACTTATTGTTGAACAAGTTGCTTCTCAACAACAGACAGTATAGCCAAGTGAAATAAAAGAGGTAGATTAAGTCTGCCTCTTTGTTTTTTTTGATTTTTAGTGTTACGCGCATAACTGCATGGATGTTGCGATTCTCAAGGCAACGTATCTGTTTAGATGCATGGCTAATGCTGAAACAAAAATTCCAGTGTTCCCTTTCTTGTCATCCCAGTGCTTGACACATAACTGTACAAACATTCATTTTTGAAGGTAAATTGCACAACAGATAATGTCATTCCAGTGCTCCCTTTCTTGTCATCCAAGTAGCTGACACTGGGATGGCTTTGTTGCATCACACTTTATGAGATGGTGATTTATGGTAAATTCATGTAACTATCTCAAATTTAGCCATACCAATATCAGTGAATTTATTAAGCAAATAGCATTTAGTTCTTTTTCTCGATTTATCTCAGATTTATTCCTAAAACTAAATCCGAATATTTGCTTTAATCTTGAGAAAAACCCTTCAATATAAGATCTTTTCCCATAATTTACTTCTTTTTTTCCATTCTTTCATGCCATCTTCACCGTATAATTTTATTAACCTAATAGCAGCATTCCTGTCAGACATATAATCTATTTCTGGATGTTCTGCCGCATTGTTTATTGGTGGAATTTTTGTCTTTATATCATATTCGTTACACAACTTATAAAACTTGTGCCTATCACATGCCCTATCTGCATATAGTACTTTTATGACATACTGAAAATCGACTTCTTTTAGCAAATCACAAGCTCCATAGTGATCAGCCGTTACTGTATTTTACAGCTATGGCTTTTTTGCTGTTTGTATTCAACATTACATGCAATTTTCTTGTCTGTTCATAGCTGCGATACTTTCTATCTTCGCTATTTTCTTTGCTATGACCAGGAGTGTTGTTGTATATACTAATTCCTGTACTGTCTATAGCAATTTCGATATCTTCCATATTATTTTCTGCAATCATTGATCTTAATATTGAGTTTCTTAAACCTTCTTGATGATTGTGAATAGCTGATAACTTGCAAATTTTTCCCAATTTGCTCAAGGTATCCTGCTATAAACCCAACTGTTTGCCTCAGGCCTATTCTAAATAAACAAGTTATTATGTGCACCAAAATTACAACTTTATCGCTATAAATATTGTTGCCACCTGGTATTTTTGGACCATTCTCGTACCACTTTTCTATGGCTTCGTTGATATAATGAAAAATATTTCCTCTTTTTTCTAGAAATTTGTTATATTCGCTATGGTTACTGACCCTCATTTTTTGTGGCATATTTTTTCTTTCAAGGTTAAATGGCTATTTTATAATGAATTTTGTCAGTAGCCACCAGATTTTTTCAGTTGCTATGCAACAAAGCCATCCCAGTGTCAAGCACTGGGATCTGGTAGACAATGTTCATACAGCAGCTACTCGGATGACACCTTGTGCTTGCTGGCTATAATTGCTAAGGATTTTTATTTAATTTAACTGCATCTTTTGCCTTATCCAATAACCCATTAATAAAACCAATTTCGCTTGGTTTATCAAGTAAATCAGATGCAATGTTAGTATATTCATTAATGACAACTGGAACTGGCGTATCACAATTAGCTAACTCACATATTGCAACACGCAAAATAGATAAGCTTATAAGATTTAACCGTGAAAGGGACCAACTTTGGTGTAAATAAGACTCTATTATTTTATCATATTCTTCACTGCTTTTTATAACCTTATATAACAAGTTTTCTAAGAACTGATGTTCAAATTCTTCACATTCAAATATATCTTTCAACTTATTTATGTAGTCCTTAAGCTCACAATTTTCCAGTTTAAAAGTGCTTTTGTTGTAACCTACGAAAATATTTGAATAAGCAATTTGTACAGCAAGAAATCTTGCCGTGCTTCTTTTTATGCGCCACTTTTTATCTACTGGTTTTTCCTCCATTATTTTAATTTATTGTGTAAATCTATCATACGCAAAACAGTTGAGGCTGCATGGCCACCAACGTTCTTTTTGTTTTTATCAGCTCTAACTAGTGCTTTATCTTTGCTGTCAGCGGTAATTACACCCATACCAAGGGGTATTGCATAATGCATAACAACCTCATTTAAGCCTTCAATTACTCCTTTACAAACATATTGATAATGATCGGTTTCACCGCGAATTACGCACCCAAGAGCTAAATAACCATCATAATTAGTATGCCCACTCTTGACTGCAAAAAGAATTGTAGCTGGTATCTCAAATGTACCAGGAACCTCAACTACATCGTAACTGGCATTACTGCCTTTTAATTTATCAATTGCACCTTCAAGCAAAAGGTTCGCTATTTCAGTATAATAAATCGAATTAACTATTAGTATTCTCGACATTTACTACCACTTTTTTTGTTAAAAACAACTTTATTAATGACTGTTGAATTAGAGTTATAATATTACTAAATATCCAATATATTACCAGGCCGGCAGGAAAAGAAGAAAAAATAAAGACAGAAATGTAAGGTAAAAACTTCATAACATTTACTTGAATATCATCTTTACTGGTTTGATCTTTCTCACTTAGCTTCTGCTGAATTATCATGGTGGCACCGAAAATTATAGGTAAAATGCCTATAGAAATAGGAAAGTTATAATTAAACAACCCAAATAATGTAAAGATGTTCGTTGGGTCAGGAGCTGAAAGATCCTTAATCCATAAAAAAAAAGGAGCATGCCTCATCTCTATAGTAACAAATAATACTTTATATAGAGCAAAAAATACCGGTATTTGTATTAGCATGGGAAAAATGCTCGACATTGGATTTACGTTGTTTCTCTTAAACAATGCAATTGTCTCTTTATGCTGCTTTAAGCTGTCATTTTTATACAACTCTTTTATACGAGTTAATTCAGGCTGCAGGCTTTTTACCTTAAACATCGAAATATATGATCTATTAAATAAGGAAAGCATCAAAAGTTTGATTACTAAAGTCAGCAATAATATTGCTAAGCCAAAATTTTTTAAAACGAAGTTAAAATATTCAAGCAGTAAAAACACTGGTTTAGTTATAAAGTAAAGAACACCAAAATCTACAGCTTTATCAAACAGGGGTATATTGAGAGTGTCCTTATAAGAATCCAGTAAATTCAACTTTTTTGCTCCAGCAAAAAAATAATTCACATTAGAAACGCTTGCACCAGGAAGTATGCTCTTGTAAGGTTTGACAAAATCTACTTGGAATTTATCAGTATTATTAACGTTTGTGTGTTTAATGCTTACATTTATTTTATCAGATTTTTCAGGTATGATGGCTGTGAGCCAGTATTTATCAGCAAAACCAAACCAATTTTTTTCACTCGTGCTTGCTTTTATTAAATGTTTTTTGGAAATATCCTTATATGTCCACTCCTCTAGTTTATTATCAAATGCACCCAGTACTCCTTCATGGGATATCCAATAAGATTCGTTGATATTGTCACGTTTACGGTTAATTTTACCATAAGGAACCAAAACTACATTATCCTTTGTATTATTTTCAACAACTTGCTCAACTTTAAACATGTAATTATCGTCGAGGTTAATTTTCATTCTAAATAAAATGCCATTCTCATTGTCCCAAGATAAATTGACCTCTTTTTGATTAAGTTTATCTGCTCGCCAGACTGCTTTAGAATCTGGAACTTTAATCTTGTTACTCGGATCGAGCCACCCAAATTCTGCAAAATATACATCTTTTGATTCTGCAGGTGACAGTAACACCACTTGTGGAGAAGAAGAACTCGGTTCTAAGTGGTAATTAGTTAAAATTAAGTCATCAAACCTTGCACCTTTCAGAGAAATTGATCCTTTAATCATGTTATTGGTTAAACTAACCCTCTGTTCTCGAGTAGAATTAATAATTTCAGAACGATTTTGGTATATTATAGGAGCAAGGTCGTTAAAAGATTCGATATGTTCAATATTTTCAATCAATGGCTGGTTTTGGTTTGTACTAAAAAAATTATCATAAATAATACGCCAAGACACCATGATTAACATGGAAAGGATAGCTGCCAAAATTAAACTTTTTGCTTCTGACATGAAATTAAATCAAACATATCTTCTTAAAGTGTATACTAAATATTGTACTAAAACAATGAAATTTACTTATTTTTAATAATAACTTTTAACGCTGATCTTTAAAATTTATTTTAATAGCTTCAAATTTTAACAATATGAACGCGGTGAAAAATCTAGTTATTTGGTTGCTAATAATAGCCACTACTGCAATGCTTATTGATTCACAAAGGGACAAACTAAGCGACAGATTTCTCAGTACTTTTTTACCATATAAAGGAAGAATTCAAAATAGCGGTCAGAATAGTGGAAGTATTGAATTTACGAAGTCATATGATGGACACTTTTATATTCAGGCTCAAGTCAATGATCGCAATATAACGTTTTTGCTTGATACTGGAGCAACCGATATTGTTCTATCACAAAAAGACGCATTACATGTTGGTATTAACTTACAAAATGTTCAGGATTTTAAAATATATGAAACTGCGAAAGGTCAAATAAAAGCTGGAGTGGTTCAAATACCTCAAGTTAAAATAGGAAATTTTTTGATTAATGATGTACAGGCAAGCGTTAACACTCATTCTATGTCTCATTCACTACTTGGAATGAGCTTTTTAAGGTATTTTCATTTCACTATAAGAGATAATAAGTTGATATTATACCGCGACTAAACACTTCTACAATCTACTTATCAAAGCTCTGTAGGTCAATATAGGAGCAGAAATAAATATTGCAGAACAAGTGCCAATCAAAATACCAAAAAAAATGATCAAGCTGAAGTCTCTCACTGCATCTGTGCAGATTAATACCAAAGGAAGAGCAGCAAGAAGGGTTGTACCAGAAGTTAATATAGTGCGAAATAATGTAGCGTTGATACTTGCATCTACTACCTCACTCATCCGCCCACTTTTACCACTCCTGCGATACTCTCGAATCCGATCATATATAATTACTGAGTTATTGATTGAATAACCAATGACAGTAAGGAGAGCTGCAACTGATGAAATATTAAACTCAATGCCAGTTAAGCTAATAAAACCAACAGTTAAAATCACGTCATGAATCAGTGCTGTTATTCCACTGAATCCACATTGCCAATTAAATCTAAACCAAACGTAAAAAAATATTCCAACAATCGCGATCAACATGGATAACATTCCTTCAAATATATGTGTTGAGCTTATTTGTGGGCCAACATAGTCTATTTTACGACAGCTTATTGAGCTCCCCAGCTTTTCTTCTAGTATGCTTTTTATCTTTTTGATTTTATCTTCATCTCCTTCATCTTTAAAACGCATGACTAAATTATCACCCGCTTTTGAACTCTGCACTGTAAAACCATTTTCTTTTAATGCATCGAGAATAGAGTGATTCTCATCTGAAGATTTTATCTCTATCAAAATTCCGCCTGCAAAGTCTATGCCTAAGTTCACTCCACGCAGCACAACAGTGAATATTGAAAAGATGATAAGAATAATGCTAATTAATGCAGTCAAATCCCTATATTTACTAAACTTGATATCGAGGTTGTCTGGAATGAGTCTAAGTGCCATGCTATTTACTTAAACTTGAATTTTATATACTTTTCAAAAAATTCACTAGTTTATTCTGTGATTGTTTGATTATGTCAATTTTTCCATCAGTTAATTCTTGTCTGTCAATTAAGTTCTATCTAGCTTGCATACTACCATTTTGAAGTACATTACAAAAGCGAAATACTGCCAATTTGGCCCATCATTTTATCTCTGCAAGCTTATCCCCCCCTTGCTATGTTAGCAACGCAACCTAAGCTAGGTTCCTTCATAGCAGTGTTAGGTACACTGCCATATCTTTCAAAACTTTCATGCTCTATAGCTTCCTCAACACTTTTTCCTCCTAAAAGACAGTTTTCCCCTAAACTTTTTCCCCTATTTTTTAACTCATTAAGCCTTGCTCTGTTTTCCCCATCAATCTCCACTTTTATTTTATTGCTGCCTTTCTCACTAGGACTTAGATAAATACTTATCTCTCCTACCTCAGTAGTAAAAGGTCTGGTAGAGACTCATGACCTTGAAACCAGCGATTTGGTCTCATAACCATAGTCTCCCCAAAAGAACCGTGCTTGCGGATTTCCCGCACACGGCTCCACAATACAGCGTTCACACTAGTGCTCCTGTGTATAAAACATATACCTTTGGTTTTGGTAATGGATTTACTTTTAAATAGTGTATAAATTGTTCCCAATCCATACTTTTCTTTTGACTACGTCGGTTTATCCACTTAAATGCTAACTTTGTTACCGGTCGATAGAATTGAATCAAACACCGATAATTTCCGCTAACTCCGAAGTAGCTATAGTGTCCTGTTAGTTTGGCTTTAAGTTTCTGCCACCAATCTTTGAAACAGATACGACTTCGTACCATCTTCAACCATTCTTTGATTTCTTTAATCTTTCTGGCTAGGCTTATTTTTTTGAAGTTTTCTGCTTCATCATAAGTTTACCATTACGACTTTTCCACAATAATGTGTAAATCCTAGAAAGTTGAAGCTAGCCGTCCTACGTTTCTCTCTTTCTGCTTGATACCATTCTTTCTTACCAAACTTTACTATTTTTGTTTTATTTTCAGCTATTTCCAACCCAAATTTACTTAGTCTTTGTTTCAGTAATTCTAGAAATTCTTTTGCGTCTTCTTCCCTCTCGCAGCCAACTACAAAATCGTCGCAAAACCTTATTAGCTGTAAATATCCTCTGGCTTTTGGCTTAAATTTCTTTTCAAACCATAAGTCCAGCACATAGTGTAAGTATATATTAGCTAATACAGGGCTTACTATACCACCTTGTGGTGTGCCTTGATCGGTTGCTTTATAACATCCAACTTCGACTATTCCTGCCTTTAGAAATCGTTTTATTAACCACAATAAATTTGGGTCAGCTATTCGTTCCCTTAGACAATTCATTAGCCATTTATGTTGAACATTATCAAAGAACTTCTTGATATCCACTTCTACAATATAGTTAATTGGTTTGTGCATAACTGCTTTATCTAGAGCGTTTATCGCCTGATGACAATTTCTTCCTGGTCGAAATCCATACGAGCTGTCCATAAAGTTTGCTTCATAAATATTTTCTAATATCTTCTTTAGCATTACCTGTACCAACTTATCTTCCGTTGATGGTATTCCGAGACCGCGCTTCTCTTTGCTCCCGGCTTTGGGTATGTATACCCTTTTCACTGGTAGCGGTTGATATTGTTTTCTCTTCATACTATCCACTAGTGTTTTAAGTTTCTCTTCTAGATTTTCTCCATAAGCTTCCACTGTCACACGATCTATACTACAAGCCTTGTTGCGTTTTAGTTCCTTATAACACTCTGCAAGATTCTCTTCATTAATCAAATGAACTAATGATGTAAATTTTACTCGCTTATCTTGCTTAGCCCTTACTGCTATCTGGTTTAGTTTTCCTTGCATACTCCTCTAATCTCTGTTGTATTGGTATAGCAATCCCTATACCAGTCACTATATTGCTAACCGCTTCCCTTGTATGTGGCTTTCCCACACTCCGAGTACTATCAATTAGTCCGACTTCCTTTGCATCTTCCTCCAGTCCTCGCCTTTATTGACTTGTTCCAGAGTACCCTTACAGGAATACAAAGGATCTCCCAAGTTCACGTAAGGTCCATCTCAACACATGACGCGGCCTTCGATCCCGATGAGGTGAGTAATATCTTGCCTTAGCGTTATTACCCATGTTGCCTTCCACCAAATGTAAAGTGTCAGCCCCCATGACGCGTGAATTACGGGACTCAATACCTTCACTTTCGTTGCACCCTATGTTGTCCATTCCATTAGCTTTACTACGCTCGTTACCTTACGCAGCATAATGGTTTGTTCCAGGTTGCCGGCTAAGCTTTACCCGTGTTGGATTTTCACCAACTGTTCCTTACGCACTTCTTGGCGCACACATAATAACCCTCCTTTTTCAATTAATTCACTTGAGTCTTGAATTGGCTGTTCTTGTTTATCTGTTGTGTTTAAATTCATACTGTAACTCCTATATTGATTGATAAATTCAGAATATATCATAATTCCATCGGCAAGCCCTACTTCTGTTGCATTTTCTCCAAAATATAGCCCTGCCTCTGTTGATCGAATCTTTTCAATTGAAAGACCTCTGTTCCTTGCTATTAGCTGCACAAACATTTCATATAGTCGGTCTACTTCTTTTTGTAAGCTTTCCAGACTTTCAGACGTCATTGGCTCATGCGGATT contains the following coding sequences:
- the ltrA gene encoding group II intron reverse transcriptase/maturase encodes the protein MQGKLNQIAVRAKQDKRVKFTSLVHLINEENLAECYKELKRNKACSIDRVTVEAYGENLEEKLKTLVDSMKRKQYQPLPVKRVYIPKAGSKEKRGLGIPSTEDKLVQVMLKKILENIYEANFMDSSYGFRPGRNCHQAINALDKAVMHKPINYIVEVDIKKFFDNVQHKWLMNCLRERIADPNLLWLIKRFLKAGIVEVGCYKATDQGTPQGGIVSPVLANIYLHYVLDLWFEKKFKPKARGYLQLIRFCDDFVVGCEREEDAKEFLELLKQRLSKFGLEIAENKTKIVKFGKKEWYQAEREKRRTASFNFLGFTHYCGKVVMVNL